The Ooceraea biroi isolate clonal line C1 chromosome 3, Obir_v5.4, whole genome shotgun sequence genome contains the following window.
ATCGCTTCCTCTGTCTTTAAACATAATGTTCCGTGAAGCTTACAAGTGCACCGATACAATTTATACTTAATACGCCTCAGCGATATTGCTTTGACACTGAAATGGATTACAAGGGATGCTGTTAGTAGTAGTCGATCACGTCTCAGGGTATAAAGCGGATTATCTATCTCGTTGGATTGGTACAGATTTTAATGCCTCagccaaatatatatatatatatattttatatatatatatatatatataattgttttcctatgatacatgtaatatatgcCATGACGTCATATATGCGATTGCGTTTAATAggtttttttatacatttatgtatatatatttttatatttatatatatatttatatttatatctatactCATATTTTATTACCCCCACACATGTATATGCACGTACATCGCGTACAATGCGTCGATGTCCGACGTGAAGTTTTACTGCATGGATACATATAGAGTCACTGTTTACGACTTCTATCTATATGGTATTTACTTTTGTATGCTTCGTATATTTCCATAACATTAATCTTGactgatatataattacataacagttttaaaaatatttcaaaattaaacaagaaataatagaataatgaaTATTACGATAAATCGTAGCGTAGCTAAGCATAGTAAAAATATGTCTaacgcaaataataaaaaaaaaagaaaaaaaaaaagaagagagtgGTGTAAAGAAGCGCTCGATTTAGTGCATATTCGTTTATAAATTGAGGAAGAAATATAAAGAGGAAGGGAACACACACGGGAAGAAAGTCATGTGGTGAAGAAATAGTCAGTAGAGTAGCCGCCACTTTTACTTTACTTCTGTTTTCCTAGATCACAGTCACATTCATGGCTGCTAAATCACGGAACGTATTTCATCACCATGTGAAATAAAGGGGgaagaagatatatatatatatatgtatgtatatatatcaaagCATTTTTAAGAATCTTATAAATACTGGAAAGTAGTTCGCTAGTTTACGCAAGTACAAAATATAGTatctttttgtattaattctttgaGATGGGATAGTGTGAGAGATATTCAAACCCTGTCAAGATCCTGCTTCATCTAAAACGACGAATAGCGCGTTACAAACGAGACACATcgtttttaaaaagatttttacgaGGAGCGCGCGCACAGATAAATGACTTCATGACACTTAATGCATTAATGATATCTGTTGACAGACGAATTTTTCTTTGTTGATGATGAGCAATTTAATCACACAGATATATTCGACAAGATCAATCCATTAGATCCCGTGTAAAACAGATTTCACGGGCATGTAGCATAAAAATACACTTgagcatttatatttaaaatattttacgataaaatatcttaatctttttaaaaGATTCTATGAATCTCATGTCGGACGCGAtagattataatttcatttagaATCTAGCCGAATTACATGTACAAACTCGGTTATTCCAGCTAACAGTTTGCAATGCGCGGGACAAACGCACGAATGCACCCCGATATTCTTCGGATTCTGATTGCTCGCACGAAACGCAACCATAAAAACCATTTCCAAAACGTATTAAAATGCTCTGCGATAAAAGTCTGAAGCGAGTTCTCTCGCAGATATAGAATAGAAACGTTAATTAAGTAACCCTAGCGATATACGAAAGCGTTACAGGATCAATCCAGGCTTTAAGTTTCCCTCTTTCTACGCTACGTCGTTTGCCACTAGTGCGCTTAACGcttgataaaaaagaataaatcaagAGACGATAggacaataatataattatattatgtacaaaCAATAGTCTCTCCTAACGCTTTAGGAAAGGAGTAACTTTGGAGAAGGGTGGGAGGACCGTCCCGAGCACAAGAGTCCACTACAGATGAAGGCCCATAATCTGCAATTACTCTAAACTTAAAATCCTGCCTGCGCTTTtcttcatatataattatcattctACAAATTACAATATCATATACTCTACCACCTCCATATTGTATACATaatctaaattttatatatatatattttatatatatatacatatatataaatttatatatgtaatatacacaacatataaatttacatatatatatattcttagtTAGCATATCGTACGCGTTTCctatttacaaaatatgtaGAATAGACACTGTCTCATATCCTAACTACGATATACGTGCCGTAGCGCGAGACTTCAACCTGTCGAAATgcgcttttctttttataaacatatCACTAATTACACAATCTATTTTACAGCCAAATTCAACAATCTTTGCTAAAATTCGACGCGATAATTCTGAgagctttaacaatataaaaaaggcGAAAACGTTGGGTCAGTAAAAGAAGAAGATGTTAAAACAGACCCGATACGTCATATCGTTCGTGTAACAAAAAACAAATCCATTAAAAAACACGATATATAACAACACTGATCCTGCCCAATATAATGTACAAATACATTACATGCAGCATAAATCTTtactctttttaattaaagtgtacatgagttttttcttttagtaCGTTCCTACTGGTCCTGTTAATGACACATGGCAATTGTCATGTTCAACTCACTGGTACCAATATGTAcgaattgtaaaaaataatgagtCGATTTTGTTCTTATCTCTCTTGTAGTGCATATATTAAGTACTCGAAACGTGCAGTaaagataacaataaaatgtttatttgtcACGgccgaaaaaaaagaaaaaaaaatcacGGCCTGTTTAAAAGCCCTTAAATCTAAGGCCAAATAAGGATAAATAgaacaaacaaaaaaattaatgaaaaaaaaagaaaaaaaatggacCGCTTTTAAAACACTCGTAAAATATGGATTAACGCATTGAATCTTAGCAAAGCTCTAAAAAACAGTAGAATAAGTACTTTCAATAATGTCGgaaacatattacatattatctATATCAAGAGATGTCTAACAGTTATATTCCTTCACTAGTAAGAGAATTATATGTGCATGCATTCCCTTCGCTTTGTCGCCGCACAATGGCacgattttatttcttttatatctctggtattataatttatgaatcaAGAAAGAATGCAGTGTTCTTACAGTTCTTTAGATAGAGAATTGCAGATGCTTCAACTATTTTCAGATATCCTCCGGTTCGCGATCATTctctataatatttacaaGCGAAATGAACATCTCCGATGAttgtattacataaattttgtGCAGTTCTCGTTCTATagtttttaccttttttagAGAGATTTACATGAGATGTAAAGTGATATAACTAAAGTATATAAACTCTGATCTCATTTTATAATGCTCTATTAGTCCTATGTTGCATAATGTTTccaattctctttctcttattctccgtctctttccctctatgaatttcatattttcaacAATATTTAACAATGGCTTAGGCCTTTCGTGAAGCATGCGAGACGTGTTGACGTACAAATATCACCGGATGCGCAATTAAAAGTGAAAATTGCGCAAGAGAATGCGAgcagtaatttttaaatgtaataatcttacattcattattattctcaAATTTAGAAATGCAATGCAGTGCAGTGTTGTTCCTCCGTTTCGGAGAAGAGAGCTCGTCTCGTGCGAATCACACGAGACTCATCGATACCGTTTAAACACGCTTGTGTTGCTTTCCTGTACAGTTACATATTACAATACGCATAGTTCcagttaatattaaatttacatacgAAAGTGTTAACTGTTGCGAAGTATCGTGTCATATCACCGTTCAATTAAACACAATTACCTGAACACACTCCAAGAGAGCAACTTGGCAAGCAGTTAGCATCTCGACGTTACACAGAAAGTCAACTGTCACTAATATTTATGCATCGACACGTCTCGACACGTCCGTTaatttactctctctctctctcttgcaccAGAccgaaatttaaaattgcacTAAAACCTTTCGCAGTACTTTACAAGTTTCGAAGAGAGTGCGCACTAACGATTTCCCTAGTAAACACCTTGCTCTTCAAAGGATAATGATGTATTCATGTTGCGGAGTAAGGGGATGCATAGTATCACAGTTGGCACGTGGGTGCTAGCTACCACTACTGCTTACAGGCAGTGAATGTGGAGCTCCCATCGATGTTGGAGGAGCAGTTAATGGACCTGAAGGAAGTGCTGGAGATTAATCACGGTagagataaaaatgcaatacGTAAGACTGCAAACGAGaatgtaaaattgttaatataaacGTCCTATAATTACCAGTTACAACCGGCGAAGATTCCGAGACTGGCAATGGACTGACGAGGCTGTTGGCACTCATCGGGGTCGAATTGGCTTTCAACTTTTGCCGAACCTCTCGTATCTTCAGTTGCAAACTCATCTTGGTAGGAAATATATCCGCATGCTTAGCTTGAAACGCGGAAGTAGCTTGGGTGGATGGAAAGTAACCGTGTTCCTGAAACAACTGCATGACCAAGTGCCTCCGTTGCTCCAGTATCTTCCTGTGGCCACGCTCGTTGTCGCTTCTACCCATTCCTACGGCATTCCCAGTACCGCTTCCGGGAGTTTTTGGCGGGGAGCTGGCATCGACATCCAGTAGATCATTATTGGCTTTATAAGCGTCGACGTTAAAATCCGGCCCGAAGAAAGTGTTGCCTGTCAACTTGACGCTCGAGGTGTTCTTTGGAGTGGCTGATGTGTCCGAATCAATCTCATCCTCATTCACTGTTAAAACAGGAAAGAGAATGATGTACGTTGCGAGAACGAAAACACAAAATTCTGCTCTGAAATATAACATTAACATAATTACTTATGGGCCTATGAGGTCCTTGTGCAGGTTTCTTTCGATAACCTGGCATCTGCATAGATGTTTGCGAATGTAATCCGGAAGCTACACTGCTATGGCTAGATGAACCCGCGGTGTTTATACTGATCGCACTTGGACTCTGTATATCCTCCGGTTTGAATTCCGGCAAGGAggaaaatttttcttgaaagtTCACTTGTTCGAGAACTCTGTAATTATTCGCGTTCATGTATCATCAGGTTTAAAACCACCAGTTCCCTTAACAACCTTCATACGATGAAGAGATCAAGGATATATCGATACAATACCTGTCCATACCATCCTCCACGTTCTTTTTGAAGAAAGAACCCTTCTTAGTAGAGGGAGAAGGGGAAGTATGAGATTCTACCAAATTCTGCTGTTGTGCCTGCTCTGCCGTTTGTAATGTGTTGAGTTGTGGTCGAGTATCACAATGCTGAGATGTTGCCATTGGCCCATGGTCTCCTGCAGTTGATGCGGGAGGCATTGCTGTCGTGAACAAAGGTATAATAATTCAGTAATTAATGATCGTACACAACTATACACGATAAAATCGTAAActagaagaattattatatacccATCGATTGTCTCCTTTGCAGCGGTGCTCGACCAAGTTGTGCCGGAGTTGGAGCAAGCATAAACGGACCTTTATTCGGACCTACGTCATTGCTCTGGCCTTCGTCGAACGTATACGACTTGTTCGACGACAGATCACTGCTCCCGTGATTATTCTGAGGCGTTTGCGGTGTATGAGGCGTCGACGGTTGCTTATGTTTCTCATTTGTTGCAGGAAGAACGTTAATGGTTTCCTTTCTGTCTTCAGTTTTTATATTACTGACTGTAACGAAACGAACGAAAAAGAGCAACGATAACAACAATATATCTTGTTGCGTGAAGATTATTCGCAAGAAACATTCGTATTCGCGGATTACCGTAAAATTGAGCGTGATTCGCAGCCAGCTGATTGTCATTGTTCTCGGATTCAGCGAGACGAGCAATGGAGTGCCCGATCCCTCGGTAAGTCGATGTGGTGGAATTAGTCGAAACGGGATAAGGTTTGCTCACAATCACGCTCTGAATCTCCATCTTGTTATTGGAGACCAAACTTTGCACGGATATGGAGTTGTTGCGGCTACCGGCGTCTGCAACCGAGCGAATTCGTCGTTCACACGTGCGTTTACACACCAGGAGAAAAAAATACTGAGGACATTTCTCCGTACGCTTACCGGTGATAGGTATTTGGAATCCACTGTACATCCTGGGATGCGGCGGTGTCGGGTTAAGGTACTGCGATCCCTGCTGCGGTTTGGAAACAGCCACCAAATCGTTATCGAGCAATGTTAGAGTGAACGGTGGTTGATAAGGGACAGTTGAAGTAAGGGGACGAAGAGTAGTGCCTAAAGACTGCAACGGCTGCTGTTGTTTCAACAGCGCCATCATAGGTTTCGATCCAATCTGTTAGTATTGTTACAACTTGTTACTTCTTCTCTGAATCTCTGCCTACAAGTCTTTATTCTGAGCTATTCGGAAGAAACGTGCGCACTACTTTTACTTTATAAGCAGACGATCGTATCGTGATAAAATAGCTTTAATATTGTCGTGGGGAGAACAGGcgttgaaaatataattttttgcaGACGCATAAATGAGAAATCTACAACGGATATAGCTTCCTCTGTAGGACTGAGTCCGTGGTTTTTAAAGTTCGCTTTGGACATGCGGAcgcttattttttaattttttatcactttcaatataaaagaatGCCGGAGATGGAGCTTTATAAACCTATAGACTTAATCCACTGTAGACCTACACGTGATACGACGGATGATGACAACTGTGACCCGAGGAGACCCGAGGAACTACTCATGATGATACGGTGTGTAGAATATCATGCGATATTTGTCGTATGCGTCTCTAAGCAAGTTGCTTGCTAAAAGATACGTCAAGATATATTATCTGCTGGTCTAATACTTACAGTGTGTAATACCGGGGCTGCTGTAAACTTAGGCATATTCCGTCCGTTCTCAGTGTGGATGCTCACGAGATTGCTCACACTGTACTGTGTGCTGTACTGCTGCTCGCTCTTTACCGGTTCCGGCTTAATAACTTTCGGCGATATTGGCATAGTTATGAAAGCACCGCCGGTAGGTTGGAACCCTGACACTCCTGTTGGATTGACAGGACTGTGATAAGGATACGTACTCGACAAAACTGATACAGTACCGCCTTTATCCATGGAAGTATGTTGATACTTTGTTGTAGATTCTATACCTGTTGAAGGTATCCGTGCTATATAAACATCAAGATTCACATCCGTTAAAACGCATTAATCTACTTGTCACGTGAACGTTAACGCTCGTTTTTGTCTCTGAGACGTTACCTTTTATCGGTTTCGGCCGGCACGTTATTTCCTGTTTAACATTGATCAATTCCCTCTTTTGGCTGACGGGGGAGAATTGCGAGCGATTGAAACACTTCTTCTCCGCGTCCTCGTCCTGCACGTCATTATCGCTATCTGTCAATTTGTCCTTGCACTTCAAGTCTATTTCCAGCTGGGGATCTTCGCAAATTACCATCTGATCGTCATCCGATCCATTTGCATCGTCATCCTGTTTCACGTCAACCTCTGTGTTTTCAACTTGCAGAGGGATCTCCGAGATCCGATGTTGCGGCTGTGACTGGTTCATAATCTGCGCcaatagttttattaatacatatgtTTGATATTCGCAGATGTTTTCAAAAGTAGTTAACGCgtcatttattttagaaaataaaattggctGCCACTGTAAAATTTTTTACCTCAATATTAGTGGAAGTTTCACTGTACGTAGTAGTGATTGGAGTGGCTACTTCGTCGGCAGGCGCGATTATCAACGGATCGTCCGAGGAAGATCCCTGCAGGGGATCCGTCTCTTCTCCCGTGCTATTCAATTTGCTCCTAGTCTCGCTTCCTTTGAAACTCGTCGTTGACGATTTCCGCCTGTCCTTACTGCACCACTTCCAGTCCGGATGCGCCTTAAAGTGCGCCTCCTTCACTTCCGAAGCGAGTTCATGatacttttgtttttcctCTGGTCCCAATGCGTACCACCACTCTCCTAATATCTTCGAAACCGTACGATTATCTTGATTCGGATGACGTTGATGCACAACGGCGCGATGCCGTttcgaaaaaatcataaatgcGTTCATGGGCCGTCGTATTCTGTCTTTAGTCtgtaagaaaattaatggaaaattacATAATGCACTCCGGACagcacgaaaaatatttattaattatatctctgttttattagcaattattaataatactaaatacaACTTGATTATCACGACGTTATTAAATATGATCAAACGCATCGATCTTAGAATTATCAATTACTGAAATGATAATTAGAATAATCATTCGTTAAACTTACCTTTAACGGAGTTTGTGGTTGTAAAGCACTAAGCGATTGGCTGCGTCGTTTATTAGCGTTAGCTTCCACTTCTGCGGGTGGAGTCTGTTCTGCTTCGAAAACATCGTCGTCCTCTTCTTCGGCTGGTGTTATGGGATCTGAACCAGTACCAGGGCCATCTTCAGCAGGTGTGCTCATACTTATTGGTATTGGAGGTGCGCTCAGGGGTGGGCTCAGAGCAGAAGGAGGAGGGCTCACCTCTGATTGTTCCAGAACTGTCGTCTGCCAGGAAAAAGCTGCAATGAAGTTAGTGGGTTAGTTGCGATGAGCGTGGTTAGTAATGACGTAGGAGTAGCAGctggtaataataatgttacaaTGGACTTTATGTAGACATATATATTCGCTGCTACTTCCCTAAGAGATAAAATTAGTTAGTGATAATGAAATGAATTGAATTGTTAGTATTAAATCAGCCAAGTATCAAAAGTTAATGCATTTCACTTTCTAGACAGATTATTCTAGGAATGcgaatttcgtaaaattctaGAACAGAGAAAATCAATCTTCTGCGAATATCCATTCTAAACTATCTGACAAATAAGATCATGTTGTTATTACTTGCGCTAGGGTCGTGTTCCTTTATTTGCCGATTGTTTGTCATGTGATGTTAACCGATTATATTCGAAACAAACACAAATAAGAGACAAGCCAGCGAGACAAAAGGCTCAAGAAGCAGAGAGTAACGTACGTCCGCCAAGTTAAGTCGTGAGTTAGAGTCCGCGCTCAACTTAATCGCTGATGCTATTGAGTTTGTccatactttatattttattttattatatttcaaataaaaacttttgtgAACTTTCTAAACTAAATCCTTCATTCTATCAcccgtaaaataataaaaagattactatattattttatgtaaattatttttacaatctgTAACGTGAACGCATTTGACGTTTGTAATTCAtggatgaaataaatattgagtCGTCCAAAAACCTCATGCCAATTTTTCATAGACACAACAAACGTaaagaaattacataaaaaaggCTTTctataacaaaaaatttgcacaaatttttcaaacaatttaATGTCGATAGATACCTTTCCCCAGCATTAAAGTTTCGCTTAATAGTTGTagatagatttttttatttatacgtgttAAATGAgatgaaaagttaaaaaacaataaaataaataaggttTGTTAACTGATTGCGTTGGTTGCAAGATTGTCAATGGTACATTGGAAGAAaaactgcaaaataaaaattactttacattaataaaaaaagattgggaaagtttagcagatgtacagaaaagaaaatataaatctagaaaattaaatattgaataaaataaacatttaattaaattaaatcataaagCATTTGAAACATAATAAGTAAGATTTTCAAAAACTAAAGGCTATTTAATATTGCGTTATGTACCATTAACAAACTGCAATTTAGAGCAAGTGGATAGACATGATACATTTCAGGTGGCAGTCAGAACTCAAACCTTTTTTCCAGTTGCGCATTGCTGCATTGTTCAGTAATGATGGGGGATGGGGCTGGTATGCAGGAGGAACTTCGTGGCTGCCATCTGCGAAAGCCTTACCGTTTAGTCAAATTTGCTTGTACTATCGGTTCGATAATACGGACATTAAAATCGTCGTCGTgtcgaaaataattgcaaaagtaCGGCAACGTAAAATGGAAATGGAAACGAAATAATGTAACGTTAAGAAGCAAGCACTTCAACTTGCGAACTTGGATATCTCAAATAGTTTATATTTGTTGGTAAAAACAATTGgttacaaataatatgtaaatacaataaaacaaaTGCTACTGGTACAAAAGATACAAAGAAACACAAAAGAGATATGGAAACATATCGTTTCGACGTcacatacaataataaaacacgTTTTTCGTGAAACTTTTGAAACTTACAGAGGATACCGTTGTTCTTGGCATTCTCTTCCCTGGTGGGTTGAGCTTTCGGAATCTGCACCAAATGTCCGGGCTGAACAATTACGTGCTGGAAGACACTTGTCGGAGTAGATGGACTGGACGCCTCTGTGGTGGATGTCATTATAGCGCTCGTAGGCGGCGGCTGATTTCTTTGCATGTCCATATGTGCGGTCGTATGCGCGCCTACCTTATTCACCTGACAACGTGCAAACAAGAttaacgtattattattaacgctAATTTCTAGATCAATTCATTAATTCCTTGACGATCAACTTACGGGCTGCAGAACGGACAGCTTGTCGATGTGGACGGATGAAATCGCGGGTGACTGGGGCGGTTGTTGACACTGAACTTGATGCAACGTGGATGTCGGCAGACTCAGGTGGTTCATCAGACCCTGTCTGTACTTGTCATCGTGGTTGCTGCTTATGTGCGTGCTCGCTGGCGCCGATACGTCCATACTGTTCTTTATCACGAAATACTTTTTTTCGTGTTGATGCTGCATCACGTAAATCGGCTGAGTCTGGGACTGCGGCTGCGCGTAGTCAACCGGCTGTTCCGGCAGCGGCTTGTGTATAAGCGTCAAGTTCTGCGGCGCCGGGGCCGCGGGTAGAGGCAAGTGGGGCGAGTGCGACGGTTTTACCAATTGCGAGCTCTGCTCGCATATTTCGGCGTGATTGGGAAAGTCGTTGCTCGACGTAAGCGCGTGCTGCAGAATTATGCCTTGCTGCTGCTGAGCGATCGACGTCACGACTGATGGATGTCTCGTTGGTGGCGGACTCTGCTCCGACCACGTCAGATTTTGTCCGTGCTGCATGCTGCGGCTCACCGGGGAGATTCTTATCACGCTTGTCCCTATGCTGGCGGGGACGGGCGCCGTCGGTGCCGGCCTACTTGATCTAACCACGCGATTCGGCTCGGGCTTTATCACTTGCTGCGGATACTGAACCAAATAGTTGGGCTGCGTGGGTGAGTGTTTCCACTTCGCGCCAGGCGAAATCAACGGAGTCGCGTGATGAGCGGGACTCGAGATAGGCATAAACACATTGTTCTGGTTAAGGCCTAACGGCGGCACCGGCGACTGGTTTATGCACGGGGATATAGAAGACTGTCCCGTCGTCGGCGAGTAAGGAGTAGCCGATCTGGAGCTCCCCAAAGACACTGAAACAACCGAACGTGTTTAATCGTTTCTAATTCACAGAAAAACGCTCTAGGCATTAGATTCATTATTGAAGAAAGTGTACCAAGCATATTAGCAGCTTCGGTTTCCTCCTGGTCGAATCTACCCGCTATTCTTCTGTCAGCGTAGTTCGGTGAAGTATCGGAGTCTCTCGACGTTTCTTCGCCGTCCATCTTACTGCTatgaataaaagaagaaaatcgtAAGAGCGACATAAGGGTAACATGTGTCGGAGTATTATAGACGTTCATACATACCTAGGAAACGTGTTCGTCGGACCCCTAAGACCAGATCCTTTTAAACTAAGGTGACGGGAACAGTATCCTCTTCGTTGGCTCTCTTTGGAACATCCGTCCTTACTACAAAGCCTGCGCCACTGTTTTccattgaatttttttctaattccGCTTGGTGTAGCCACTACGTCACCCTTTTTATACCTATGTGGCGTTGCCGCCTGAGATctatgataaaaaagaaaaaaatcaacttgAGCACTGTCGTTAATTAGAGATTTTGCTGTGCGCGTTAACGTGCCAGTTACTCCTACTGAAAACTAATAAATTTAACAGCACGGACATACCTGGGTGTGGCTGCCTGAGAACGAGGCGTTATACTACGTTGTTCAACTAGGCTACTGGTACTTCCCCGGCTCTGCATGCTGCTTCTTTTGCTGCTCCCTGACAATTTTGCATCTGTCAGTTGAATATATCTGAATTACTATACTATTGTTCCGACTAAACACGATCTCGATACAAGCCACATAAAAGCTCGGCgctttttttatgatataaagaGCACTTTTCAAGAGGAATATCAAACAGTACTCGAATAATAATCTTATCAGAATACAAGTGAAACTCCAGTGTCGCGTTCCCGCGCACCTCTCGCGCGTATGCGTGCTATTATATCTCCAACGATATCGTACATAAAAAGTGAAAAGAGTTTACGCTATATCTGACCTGCGTCCGAGGGAAATGTAATGTCCTCCCTGTCCAAGTCATCCTCGCTTTCCAAATCGTCGTACGGCCGGTTGCCGTTAGTTAACGCTGTGGCAGAATGCGCAGGATTGCCTAGAGTCATGAGTGGGCTGGTACCAGTCGTTCTATAGTAGCTCGTGTCGTTATGAGTTGATATATGCGATGCGTGATGAGGAGTATGATGAATTTGCAAAATTGGCACTGCAGTCGGAGCTTCCGTGGCATTGCGATACCCGTGTTCTGGTAGACATCAAACGCAAATTGCAACATTAATTATCGCGTCGAATGGCAATCGATCTTACCACTTATGAGAATGATTTATTACCGATGGTCTCGACCCTCGAAGGACCCTCGCAGTCCTCCAGCCCCTCCTCCAACTCGTCCGCCCATGGTGGCTGTATTAGCCGCAAGTCCGCGCGCTTCACAAGGTAACTCTCACTCTGATCGTCGTCCCGTGGTATTTTCACAAGAAAACGAGAAGGCTTCGTTAATATCTTGCACACTGTCCCCTTTACAAACTTGGTCGCGTCCACGTGACTGTTCACGTTCGGGCACCTGATACAAACTTTCGTATCCAAAGTCACCTGCCCGAGAGAAGGGCTCGCGTCGCCTACCACATCGTACCTTCTCGCGCCCAGAATGTCACTGTAACGCACTAGCTTCCTCTCACCGTCGAACTCAATGAAAATCTCACCATGAACAACATTACGTATAACACCCGGATAATAATATGAATCCCTTAAAGCTAACACCCTATGGTCGCGCCATTCACTGAGATCAATAGCAAGCCGGGGACGAGAACGTAAAGGTTCCTCGCGAAGAGAGTAATCGACCGCTGTGCTCTGAGGAGGTAACACCACTACCGAATGAGCCGAGGACATCTGGACATAGCATAAAACAGAAGTGTCAAGTACGAGACATTTAAAGGCACTTatacaagattatttaaaataaataattacattcgaTATTCTAGAATAtttcatcaattatttttaattgtttaattctttttaatttttaatttaaaggcGACACAATTTTGACAAATAATGTACACTTATCGACATACTTGATAACAATCAGATTCCTGCTGCTGTGGTGATTGTCGGCTGGTGGTGGTTGTTGGTAAGCTCGATTGCTGACCCAAAGCCGGCGGCTGGCCGGCAAGCGGCATGGTTGGCGCGCGTATGCTGACCATGTTGTTGATGTTGCTGGTGACGTTGCTGGTTTTGTCCATTTCCTCGAGTTCGGATGGATCGAATTTTCGTTTCTTTGGAAGCTTCTTAGCGCTGATTGTGGGATCCGACGGGTCTCGTTGTGGCGGTGCGGGAGGCGGGGGTGGTTGTTCCGGAATAGATTTCTCCTCAATCGAAGCGCCACCA
Protein-coding sequences here:
- the LOC105276940 gene encoding protein capicua homolog isoform X5; this encodes MHPADVTTLPATARHISARSLLSTVRTREVAKMLTAHPEMHEKRDSLGSGQYGAGGGGGASIEEKSIPEQPPPPPAPPQRDPSDPTISAKKLPKKRKFDPSELEEMDKTSNVTSNINNMVSIRAPTMPLAGQPPALGQQSSLPTTTTSRQSPQQQESDCYQMSSAHSVVVLPPQSTAVDYSLREEPLRSRPRLAIDLSEWRDHRVLALRDSYYYPGVIRNVVHGEIFIEFDGERKLVRYSDILGARRYDVVGDASPSLGQVTLDTKVCIRCPNVNSHVDATKFVKGTVCKILTKPSRFLVKIPRDDDQSESYLVKRADLRLIQPPWADELEEGLEDCEGPSRVETIEHGYRNATEAPTAVPILQIHHTPHHASHISTHNDTSYYRTTGTSPLMTLGNPAHSATALTNGNRPYDDLESEDDLDREDITFPSDADAKLSGSSKRSSMQSRGSTSSLVEQRSITPRSQAATPRSQAATPHRYKKGDVVATPSGIRKKFNGKQWRRLCSKDGCSKESQRRGYCSRHLSLKGSGLRGPTNTFPSSKMDGEETSRDSDTSPNYADRRIAGRFDQEETEAANMLVSLGSSRSATPYSPTTGQSSISPCINQSPVPPLGLNQNNVFMPISSPAHHATPLISPGAKWKHSPTQPNYLVQYPQQVIKPEPNRVVRSSRPAPTAPVPASIGTSVIRISPVSRSMQHGQNLTWSEQSPPPTRHPSVVTSIAQQQQGIILQHALTSSNDFPNHAEICEQSSQLVKPSHSPHLPLPAAPAPQNLTLIHKPLPEQPVDYAQPQSQTQPIYVMQHQHEKKYFVIKNSMDVSAPASTHISSNHDDKYRQGLMNHLSLPTSTLHQVQCQQPPQSPAISSVHIDKLSVLQPVNKVGAHTTAHMDMQRNQPPPTSAIMTSTTEASSPSTPTSVFQHVIVQPGHLVQIPKAQPTREENAKNNGILSFSWQTTVLEQSEVSPPPSALSPPLSAPPIPISMSTPAEDGPGTGSDPITPAEEEDDDVFEAEQTPPAEVEANANKRRSQSLSALQPQTPLKTKDRIRRPMNAFMIFSKRHRAVVHQRHPNQDNRTVSKILGEWWYALGPEEKQKYHELASEVKEAHFKAHPDWKWCSKDRRKSSTTSFKGSETRSKLNSTGEETDPLQGSSSDDPLIIAPADEVATPITTTYSETSTNIEIMNQSQPQHRISEIPLQVENTEVDVKQDDDANGSDDDQMVICEDPQLEIDLKCKDKLTDSDNDVQDEDAEKKCFNRSQFSPVSQKRELINVKQEITCRPKPIKARIPSTGIESTTKYQHTSMDKGGTVSVLSSTYPYHSPVNPTGVSGFQPTGGAFITMPISPKVIKPEPVKSEQQYSTQYSVSNLVSIHTENGRNMPKFTAAPVLHTIGSKPMMALLKQQQPLQSLGTTLRPLTSTVPYQPPFTLTLLDNDLVAVSKPQQGSQYLNPTPPHPRMYSGFQIPITDAGSRNNSISVQSLVSNNKMEIQSVIVSKPYPVSTNSTTSTYRGIGHSIARLAESENNDNQLAANHAQFYVSNIKTEDRKETINVLPATNEKHKQPSTPHTPQTPQNNHGSSDLSSNKSYTFDEGQSNDVGPNKGPFMLAPTPAQLGRAPLQRRQSMAMPPASTAGDHGPMATSQHCDTRPQLNTLQTAEQAQQQNLVESHTSPSPSTKKGSFFKKNVEDGMDRVLEQVNFQEKFSSLPEFKPEDIQSPSAISINTAGSSSHSSVASGLHSQTSMQMPGYRKKPAQGPHRPIMNEDEIDSDTSATPKNTSSVKLTGNTFFGPDFNVDAYKANNDLLDVDASSPPKTPGSGTGNAVGMGRSDNERGHRKILEQRRHLVMQLFQEHGYFPSTQATSAFQAKHADIFPTKMSLQLKIREVRQKLKANSTPMSANSLVSPLPVSESSPVVTGPLTAPPTSMGAPHSLPVSSSGS